The window ATGCCACCGCGTAGCTCCAGACGTTGGGTGCCAGACCCATGGCGATCAGGCCCGCGCCAAACAACGCAAAGCCGCCCGCGCCCAAGTGGTAAACGGTCCACGCCTTCAGCAACCTAGGCACGAGCATCATGTTGATCAGACCCAACGCGCCAGCGCCGCCGCTCATGAGCCCGACCACGAAATCCGGTGCCGAAAAGACGCCGGTGATCATGTATGCGTTGGCGCTGAGAGCGACGGCGAACACGAAGTTGATGGAAAAAACGACGCACGCCAGCAGAATGACAGCCCGCGTTTCGAACAGAATCCGCCATCCGAGACCCAGGTCGGCCAGCGCGCTGGTCCGTTGCGGAACACTTGGCGCGCCGCGCTGCTTTAGCCCACGCCAACAGATCACCGCCAACGCAAAGGCGCCTGCCGCGACTAGGAAAAGCGGCAGCTTGCCAACGATGCGCGCTACGCCGGCCGCGATGCCGGGGCCAGCCGCCATAGACAGCAGCTCTACGTTTTGCAATTGAGACTGTCGGTGCGCGAGCTGATCATCGGGCCCTGCTGTGGCGATGGTTTTCTGGATGGCCATGCGATTGGGTGCGATGAGCACCGACAGTAGTACCCCGTTGGCCATCAGCAGGGGGACGATGAAATGCGGCCAGATCGCGCAAGCCGCAGCCGCGATGAGCAGGCAGACCACGCGCGCCGTATTGGCGTAGCGATATAGCCGCGGGCCGCCAAAGCGATCGGCCATCAGACCGGCAAAGGGGTAAGCCACGAGTGCGGGAAGCCATTCGAGAGCGAAGGCCGCGCCGGACCAAGAAACGCTCCGGGATCGCTCATAGATGAGCAGAGGAACCGCGAACAACACTGTTTGTTCAGCAATCAGCGACAGCATCAGCCCCCAGACAATGCGGGTCATCGGCTCCCCGCTACGTAGATGCTTCAGCATGCGCCCTTTCCTCTTGAGCTTCCAGCGCACGGATGCGTGGATGAACGTGCTTGTAGAACTCGTGCATCTCGGCACGCGTGGGCCAGCCCGAGAAAATGAATTCATCTACGCCTGCGCGCTTGTATGCCATCAGGTACTGGGCCACTTCGTCGTAACTTCCGACGACGCAGAGGGCCGGCCCGCCGCGGTAGGCCACAGCACCCGACCATAACGTAGGTGACAGCCAATCGTTGTCTGCGCTTGCGGCCAGCCGAAATGATTCCTTGACCGAAACAGAGTCGCAGCGCGCCACGAATTCCTTCACCCCTAGGCGATGCTGCTCGTCGGGGTTGGCCATCATTGCTGTGATTTCCGCCAGCGCTGCTTCTCGTGTAGCCCTCGCCAGCACATGCATTCGTACGCCGATCCGACGGCCAGATGCGCGCACCGACGCGCTCGCTCGCGCGATGCCTTCAGGCGTATCGCCATATCGAAGCCAACAGTCGCCCCACTGCACTGCCGCCTGTTGAGCAATCTCGGAAGCGCCGCTGATGTAGATCTCCGGCCGCCCTCCCCCCTTGAACGGCAGGCTCAGTCGCGCGCCTTCGAGCTTATAGAAATCGCCGTCACAGCTGATCGGCGACTCGCCTTGCCAAAAGCGATGAAGCAGTGACATGAACTCGTCGGCCCGGCGGTAGCGGTCGTCGTGCGGTAGGAAATCGCCGTAGTAAGCCTGCTCCTCGGGCGAAATGCCGGCGACGATGTTCAAGCTGATGCGCTTGTCTGCGATCCAGGACACCGTATTCACCACTTGCGAGAACAAGGTCGGCGAAAGCAGGCCCGGACGGTAGGCAAGCAGAAACTTGACCCGAGTCGTTTCCCCTGCCAGCGCGCCCAAAAGTGGCAGTGGGTCGGGCAGATGGAATCCGATCCCCATGAGGAGCGAGTCAACACCTAACGTCTCGGCTTCCTGCGAAAACGCAATCATCCCTTCCAAGTCCAGTTCTGTGGCGATGTCCTTCTCTGAGGCTCTCGTGTTACCGCGACCGCGCGGCAGGCACCAATGGATGCGAAGTGGTTTCACGATGGCTCCCTCGCCTAAGCTGCGCAGGCGTTTGTTGAAGGTTCTTTAGAAACATGCACTGACGGCGGACGGCAACGTAACGCTCGCAGGTCCTGCTTATCCTCGATGATCTGCGCGAGACCGTCGACTGCTTCGGACAGACGGGTAGCCACGGAAGGGCTCAGTTCAAATGTGCCGGCCAGCTGGCGCATATCGGCTTCCGTTGCGAAGACCCCCCCGATGATGTGCTCTGCACCCAACGACGCGAGCACCGGGTTAAGCGCGTAATCGACCGCCAACAAGTGCGCCAGGCTTCCGCCCGTGGCGAGTGGCAGAACAGGCTTGCACCGCAGCGCGTCGCGCGGCAACAAGTCAAGAAACACCTTGAGTAGCCCGGAATAGGATGCTTTATAGAGCGGCGTAGCAACGACGACACCATCAGCCGACTCGATTGCTGCGATCGCTTCGGCAATCTGCGGATGAGCGACGTCACCGCCCAACAGAGCGTCCGGTGCGAGCTTGCGAATCTCCACGCGGACGCTCTCGATGCTTCGCTGGGCGAGTGGCAACTCGACCCGTTCAAGTAAATTAGCACTGCGCGAATGCGATGAGGCGCTGCCCAAAACTGTAACCACGTGAGGCATTTTCATTCTCCTGTACGCTCGTCTTCAGGTCCGTTACATGACTACGGGCTTTCGGACGAGGCACGGTCTTGTTTTTAAAATCGCCAATCGATCTTATAAATGACGTATCGTGATGTCGCCGAGCAATTGACATTGGCAGGCCAGTCGATGGGTATCGGCCACATGCCCAAGCGAAGCCAGAAAATGCGCTTCGAGTTCGTCGCGGGGCGACAGATTCCCGATACCGTCAATGACATCGATCGCACAGATCCCGCACCCTCCAGCGCGGCAACCGAAAATCAATCCAGCCAACTGCAACTCGGCTGCGTCGGAAAGATAAGCGTTCTTCGGCAAATTGAATTGTTCATTAGTCGTGCTTATCGTAACGGTTGGCATGGTTAGAAATCGTTCCTGTCAGGATATAAACTAGCCAGGGGCACGCCCCCCGGCCTAGCCTTCCGCGCTTAAGCCACGAGCTTTTCCTCGACGGTCGCCTCGTAAAGCTCTTTGAAATACATGGCCAGGATGTTCTGGATATCGTCGAAATACCGCAGCACCTTCTCCACGTCCGCTTCGCAAGTGATCAGATAACGCAGAATCCGCCACATCTCTCCGGCATGGTCGTCGCCGACGTCGGTGTTGATATGGGCCAATTGCCCCTTGATCTTCTCCTCGCCGAGCGACTCCTTCATAGAGTGGATCTGGCGCGGCGTGAGCTTCGAAGTCGTGTATTCGACGAGATAGCTCGATGCGACCACGCCGATGGGGTCCTCGTGTTCGCAGATGAAGTAGAAGAAGCCCTGCAAGAGGCGCGTCGCCAAGAACGGCTCAGTGTTCAACAACTCGTCCTCCGTCACGCCCAGCGCTTTGCAATCCTGCATAAATAGCACATCGTGGTTCATTTCTTCGGCCTGGTATTCGCCATAGAGCTGAGCCGCTTCAGGGGACACCTTTGCGATGGCTTGTAGAGCACGGCAATGAGCGACGCGGCTCAGGCGGATGCGCCAAACGTGTTCCATCGTGTGCCGACGGTACCACCTGCTATTCAGGTTCTTGCTTTCCAGGTGATTGGCATAGGGCACTGTGGCGGCCCATTCGGCCATCTTGCCGTCCAGGTAGCGGTCGAGTCTGCCGCGGACGGCGTCGCCGTCGGACAGCGAAAAGAACGGCTGTGGATGCTGAATACCACAATTCTTGACACGATTCATGATTCGCCTTCCATGGGATTGATTGACCTTTTTCAATTCGGGGGCATATTCGACGACAAGATGCTCGTCAAGCATGTTCGAAAGAGTATCGAGTTCTGCCGGGATATCGTTCACATCAACTTTCCACAATGCGTTCAGAATAAAAATTCCGCGCTCGGAGTCAGGAAGCAGCGTGCCTTCGCGCACCGGCGTTTCGCAGATGTCCGGCTGGCGCGAAAGTTTCTCGGTCGAGAGTTTGTTCAATACGCGATTGCGCTGGCCATAGCGGCTAAAAAATACCGTGCCGTGGCTGATGGTATTGAGCGCGCGGCGCGTACTCTCACGAAGGCCGGCGAGCTTTTCTCGCAAGACGGCTTTCTCGTCCACGCTGGTGCTGCACAACGACTGCACCCACAGATCCAAGATCGACACTCCACCGGTGAATACACCGATGCTTTGGTTGATCAGGGCGCCGCCCATGCGCGTATTGATTTCAATGATGTCCCAATGGCCATCGGCGGGGTTGTGGCGCGCTTCGATGTGGTAGCAGCCTTCCGTCAAGTCCAATGCAGCGAGGCAACGGTCGATGTAGCTTTCGCCGGCCAATTGCTGCGCGTCGCTCAATTTAGGAGCTGGACACGAGTTGCTGGTTTCCAGCGTGGTGCCGGAGGAGTCGTCCAGATACTTCGCGTGCACGCCGATGACATAGCTTTCGCCTGCGGAAACCAGCACCTCGAAGCTGTATTCATCACCAGGGATATAGTCTTCTGCGATGAAGTCAAACTGACCGGAGAAGATGGCTCGAAACGCGAGGTCGTCGCGCATCTGCTTTTGCAGCGTTTCGAGCTTGTTCTTCGAGAACTCGCTGTCCAGCTGAAAACAGGCGAACGAGCCAGCCCCCCGGCGGGGCTTGATGAACAGCTTGCGTCGGCTACGTCGCAAGGCGTCGATGTTGTCCGGCTCGACAACTTCGGCTTCCGCGTGGCTCAGACCGCTCGAAGAGAGCGTCTTGCGGCACAGGTATTTGTCCATCGCATGAACGATGGCGGTCGGGTTGGCGTCGGTCGCCCGCAGATACTTGTTCGTGGCGCACATCAGCACACGATAGCCTTCGAAGGTTGCGAGCGCTGCGGCTACCTCATAGTTCTGCGACTGCGCGCGTTTAATGGCTTCGGCGACGTGGCTGTCGTTGAGATATTCCTCATCAACGTGCCACACTGCATCCGCGCCACTGGCTCGCAGGTTGGCCAAATCGAGCGGGTCCCGCGGGCGAGAGCTCAACACGAGGCACGCCGTATTCAGCGGCGATAGGGCCTTCAACACCGCAGGCAGGTAAGACCGGCCTTGATGCGCGAACAGCAAAAGCGCTTTTCGTTTTGTATTTTCGTTGGTCATCGCGATATCCAATCAAGGGTGCGTAACTACGATGGCGAAATCGCGTAGGATTGCAGCCATATCCAACCGAACGCGCTCTGCTGATTCAGAGCAGAACAGGAAGCGGCCCGACTGCATGGAGCAATAGCCATCCTCGTGTAAAAGTATCTCCCCCGGTTCGGGAAGGAGCTGCCGGTAAAGGCTTTCGAGCCGGCCCGCGAAATCCGTGACCGACACCACGCGCTGCGGTAACGCGTCGGGTCGCGGGAACATCAGCCAGCCGCCGAAGCTCGTCGGTGCAGCGTGCGTCGGGTCACCCTCACCGACGATCATCTTGAGCCATTCGCCAAAGAGGTTGATGCCGCAGGTCTTGTGGATGACGTAGGGCACATCGGCCCCGCCGACGCGTGCGCCGACCTCGAGGAAGACCAACTCACCGTCCGACTTGCGGAACAGCTCAAGGTGGAACGGGCTGGCTTTCAACCCGAGCGCTTGGAGGCAACGTGTCGCGAACGAACAGACGTCTCGGTGAAGCTGCGTCGCGGGGTCCAGCATGGCCGCGCCAAGGGGGGCACCGGTCGTGAAATCGAGGCACGGGTTCACGTACTCCGAGGGAACTATGAATGTAACGTTTCCCCGCGGGTCAATCAGGCCATCAACGTGATACAGCGTGCCCGCAATGAACTCCTCGAGGTCACGCGTTACCCCCAGCGGGATCGCGGCCACGGCGGTCCGCAGTTGGGCCATATCGGCAATTATCTGGACACCCGCGCTCGATTGGCCGTCGGTCGGCTTAAGAACCAGCGGAAAGCCGGTCGCCTCGCCGAATCGGATCGCCTCTATTACTTTGTCGGCATCGACCGCCATGTATGCCGGCACACGCAACCCTTCGGCCGCGACCAGTTGCTTCATGACTAGCTTGTCACGACCGTGGCGATTGCTTTCCACACCGTTGCCAGGAATCCCGAACCGGTCGCGCAAGCACGCGGCGACATCCTGTAGCGCTTCGGAAAACACGACGAGGCGGTCTATCGACCCTACCTTGCGAACAATGGCTTCGAACACGGGGATAAGCGCCGATTCGTCAGCTAGCGTCTCAAGCGGGTACAAGTCGTAACTGCCCGCCGGCGCCGTAATACCCGTGCGGCCGCGCGTATTGGCGATGTAGCTTACGCGGTGGGCCTCGTGGTCGATGTAGTCCTGGTAGCTGACTAGTTCGAAGTCCCAGCGGGACGTGCCAGGAAAGCGTGGAATGTTGTTGACAATGACGATATTCACACCACTTTCTCCAAATCGCGGGCAACTTGCGTGCCAAGAAGTGCACGGACGGTCTCGAGCAGACGGGCGATTTCACCCGGACTCCCAACGGAAATCCGAATGTGTGAAGGTAGGCCGTATGCGTGTGCGGCACGAGTAATCAACCCGTGTGACAACAAGCCCTCGTAAACGTACGTGGCTCGTGCGCCGAAGTCTGCCAGAACGAAATTCCCATGGCCCTCGATCACGTCAATGCCACTCATGCGCAATCCGTCTACCAAGCTCCGGCGGCCGGTCACCGTCAACTGCAGGATTTGGTCGATATGCGGTTGATCGTTGAGCGCGGCCAGCGCAGCTGCAAGCGCAACACTGCCCACGGGAAATGGCGGTCGAATCCGCGCCAGCCAGTCGATCAATCCGGCGTCGGCCACTGCGTAGCCGACACGCAAGCCCGCAAGCCCATAGGCTTTCGAGAACGTGCGCGTGATCACCACGTTGGGGTAGGTGAACGGCAAGCGAGAATGGGCCTTCATTGCGGCCAGGTCAGCGTACTCGATATAGGCTTCGTCGAGCACCGCGATTACATGCGTCGGCAAGGCTTCCAGAAGGCGCCGGATCTCGTCGCTGGTAAGCGCAGCACCGGACAGGTTGGTGGGGCTGTCAATCAGGACCATGCGTGTGTCGGCGTCGACTTGCGAGAGCAGCTTATCAACGTGATGGCCAAATGATTCCCCATGCCCGGCGACACGGATCGCCGCTTGCTGCTCCTTGATCAAGGCCGGATACGCACAGTAGCCATGTGAAGTCAACACGACGTTGTGCTGCGCCCCCACGAAGAGTCGGACCAAGGCCGCGATCAGATCGATCGAACCGTTGCCGAGGGCAAGGCAACTGTGCGGCACGTCGAGCCGCTGCGACAGCGCTTCCAGCAAGGCGTAGATGTCGGGATAGCGGTTGGCCTGGCCGAGCGCCGCCTGCATCGCGTCGACGATGCGCGGTGACGGGCCGACAGGTGCTTCGTTGCTCGAGAACTTCCAGATGTCGGTAAGCCCTGTTTCCCGCCGCAGTTTTTCCTCTGTAATCCCTGGCTTGTAAGGCTGAAGGCCAGTGATCTGCGGCAGGACGTATCGCGACCAATCCATGGTAGCGGCTGCGCTTGCGCTCGATCGGTCAGACTGCGGCATAACCTGTCACCTTCATGTTATCGAGGTCGCGCGTGAGGTGCGAACCTTCCTGCACCTCGTAAAGCGAGCCGAATTCGCGCTCGGCGATCGGGAGCAGGTGCAGCCCCGCTTCGACGCGCGCATATTTGGAGCGCTCGCCGCGCACGAGTCGAATGCCTGGTTCGTTGTGCGCGGCATGCGGGCCGAAGTAAATCGGGAACGCGTCGGCTGCGCGATATGCCGGCAGAAACGTGCGACGCGGCTGCTCCGATTCGTTGCGCGCCGACGCATGCAGCGTAAGGCAATGAAGGAAAAGCACGCCACCAGCCGGAACCTCGATCGGCACCGCGTCTGCTTCGTTCACGGTGGAGACTTTGCCTCGGAAGAATCCATCTATTTCGTGAGAAAGCAGCCCCTTCTTGTGCGAGCCAGGAACTACGCGCAAGCAGCCATTCGACTCGTCCGCGGCGTCCAAAAAAATCAGCGCGGTCAGCAGGTCGCTATTGGTGTGCGGGTAGTAGGAAAAGTCCTGATGCCACTCCACGACGCTGCCGACTCGCGGGCCCTTCATGTTCAGCTTGCTGTAGTGGAACAAGACATCCTTGCCAAGCAGCTGTGCAACCTTGTCGACGAGTGACGGCGCGCAGGCCAACTCCTCGAAAACAGCGTGCTTTTGAGTGGGTGACCAGATGCGGCGAACCACGGAGCTGTCCTTGGGTTCGAATTCAAAGACCCTTTCCGGGGTTTCCGATCCGAGCAGTTCATCGATGGCTGACAACGCACGCTGTATCGTTTTGTGGTCGAAAACGTCATCGACTACTACGTAGCCGTTGTCCTGGTAAAACTGCAATTGCTGTGGAGTGAACATTGCGATCCCTAATATTTCCGACGGACAGCCAGGCGTTCAGCCGTCCTCGTTGTCAATCGTCACCAAGTCCGCTGGGGTCGTGCCGGCGCTTGGCGCCGGCACGACCTGCACTAAACAACCATGTCGGCTTATGACCTGTGCTCGACATCGGGGCGGTAACGCCGTCAGGCTTCCGCCGGCTCTTCCTGCGACGCGTCAACTTTCAGAACGTTGACTTCCCGGAACTGCACGCCCAGCCGGCTGAATTGCTCGAAGAAATCCGGGAAGGAGCAGTTGACGTCGCTGTAGCCATCGAGATGGTTAGGGTTGCGGCAACGCAAGGAGGCAATGAACAATGACATGAAGATTCGGTGATCCCCCCAGCTAGAGAGAACTTGGCCACCGGCGTAGCCTTCCCCATTGCCGTGAATCTCGAAGCCATCGTAGACACCGTCACGAAAGATCGGCTTGATGTCGACACCAAGCTTGGTCAGTTCTTCGACCATGGCCTTGATTCTCGGCGATTTGTGCAAACGTGTGATCGAACCGCCAACGACGCGAAAACGCCCCTTCACAAAGGAACCGATTGCAGCAAGCGTGGGAACAATGTTCGGGTAGTCGCTCGCGTCAAATTCGAAATCGCCTTCGAAGTAGGACTTTTCATTAACCACCGTCATCAGGTGCTTTTGATCGTCAAAGTCGATCTTGAGGCCCAGCGTACGGATGACGTCGACGATGGCTCGTTCGCCTTGCAGACTGACGCTGCTTACGTTGGAGAACGTCGTTGTGCCCTTGAACAGCGCCGCGGCGCCGACCAAATACGACGATGACGTATAGTCACCATAGACCTGATACTCGAACGGTTGGTACTCGCCCGGGTGAACCGTAATGGTGGCGAAATCATCACTGATATCCACTTCGATGCCAGCATGGCGCATCGCTTCGGCCGTCTGGCGAATATAGGAAATCGACAAAATCTCGCCATGAATGTGGATTTCCGTAGGCCGCTTGGCCAGCGGCGCCGCAAACATTATCGCGGTGATGAACTGCGAGCTGACGTTACCGGGTAAATCGCAGCGCCCGCCCTCAAACCCACCGCCCCAGTTGACGATGGGGGCTTTGCCATTCTCAGCAATACATTCGATGTTGGCGCCAAGCTTGCTGAGGGCCTCGAACAAGGGAGCCATGACGCGCCCGCGCAGGATGGCGTCGCCGGTGATGACAGCCGGTGTGGGCGAAAAGCAGGTCAGTGCGGTAAACACGCGGAAGACCAGGCCTGATCCAATGGCGTCGATCATCCGTTGACCGAGTGAGAATTCGCGCCCGACGCCATCGACGATTAGGTATCTGTCAGCTTCGGTAACCTTAGCGCCGACAGCGCGACAAGCATTTTTCATCGCAGTAGTTTCGACGCAGCGCAGGTCGTTGCGGATGATCGATCTGCCGCGCGCCAGCGTAGCGGCAAGAATCGCCCGCTGTGTCTCCGGCTTCGAGGACGGGATCGCCGCTTGGTCGGTTAGCCCGGCTAGCGGGCTCACCTGTATATATTTTCTCTTACTCATTTAGATATCCTAAACACAGTTATCTTGATATATCCGAGAATTTATCGAAGAGTCGCTAAATTCGGTCGTGGATTATGCGGCAGCGACCGGTTCCGAGGGCGTTTCCTCGTGTGGCGCGTCGAGACGTTGCGGCAGCATAGCGCGGTAGCGGACCAGTGCATCGACGAGTTTTTCGGTACCGAAATGAATCGCGTCAGTGGCAGGCAGACCGGTTTCGGACTCGATGCACGAAAGGTAGGTAGCAGCATCGGACTTGTCGAGGTCTCCGCAGTGAACGCTGATGCCGACAACCTTCGCTGGTCGCAGGAAGGAAGCTAGGTGCTCGTAGGTGGTGATGAGTTCCCGCAACGTCCGCAACGGCACGTTCGGCCAACCTTTGTGGTGCGTTAAGTTCGCTTCGTGACACAGGATCAGTGCGTGGGGCATGGCGCCGTGCAGCAGGCCGAGTGTGACACCGCTGTAGGCTGGGTGGCTAACCGCTCCTTGCCCCTCGACAACTACCCAGTCGTGGTGCTCTGCGGACTTGCGTACAAGCTCCTCGCTGACGCCGGCCACGAAGTCGGACGGCACGGCATCTACGGCGACGCCATTACCACTGATATAGATGCCACTTTGCCCGGTGGCAACAAAGCCAGTATTGATTCCGCGACGGTTCGCCGTCTGGGTGATTTCGATGGCCGTAGTCTTCTTGCCGACACGACAGTCGCTGCCCACCGTGTGGACGATAAAGCGATCCAACTCGTCGAGACGTGCGGTACTCGTCGCCAGTTGCTCGGGCGGCTCCTTCGTGTCCCATATCCTGCTCCCCGATCCTTGCGCGAGTTCTTTAAATTCTTCATCGACGGCGATGCGGAAATGCAATCCGCTGACAATGTCGAGACCGGCGACGATAGCCTGAGCGATCTGAGAGCGCCATTCCGTCGGCAGCTCGTTCGAATGGAGTCCCACGCCGATGATCAGAACATCAGGCTTGCGTGCGAGCGCAGACTTCACTGACTCGACTACGGGGATGCCGTGAGCGTAGCCTAGGATATCGCCGACGTCCTTACCGGCAAGCCGGTGGTCGATAACAGCCACGCAATCTTGATGGCAATAGCGCAGATAGGACGTTGCCACCTTGCTCGTGACCGGACCGAAGCGCCCATCCGCAAAAATCGCGACGCGGCGGCCTTTCAATTGAATCATGTCACCCAACTCCCGTCAGTATTCCTAGTTTGAGAATTCGACCACTCGGAAATAAGCTCTCTGGTGGTGGAAGAGTTACGAATCTATTTAATTCAATCCCAGCTATGCTCAACTGTGTACGCTTTGCATTTCATGCGTAGATTTTCGGATTTGTTCCAGTGCTGCATCATGCCATTTCAGCTCGGGGGCGGAAAAGCTGTAAGAGCTGACAGATTTTTCCCTGATTTCGATCGCAGCATGGCTGACGGGACTCCTTCTCTCGAAACCTGCGATGGGACTGTTGACACGATTCGGGGTGACACGTTTTGGTTAGCCGTATTGACGCGTCTGCACTGCAATAGCCATCATTCAGCCAGCCGTTGCCGGGTCGTCGCCAGTTCGAAGTGACTCGTCGCGAAACACCGACCGCGAAACGTCAAATAGCCTTCAGCCTGGGTAACATCCATAGCGCGCTTGGGTATCTGTAGCGACGCTTCCTCCCTACACGGGCACGATAACCCAGTCGTTTACATTATTTATTGTTCGCTATGCGAATTAACATAGATTTAAAGCTCAACCAGGAATATGAACTTGTGTCAATTGTTGAGCCGCGGAGAATGCCCATAGACTGAGCTCCCAACGGGTAAGGCCAACGCGAACGCATCACCCATCGGCCGATGAGATCAATGATTGAGACGGCTGAACGTTAGCGGTGGGCAGCCGCTGCGAAGGCCAGGCCCAATACGGTCGTGGAGTCTATCGGCGTGGCGACGTCCGGCACGGCGATCGGGGCTCCTTGCTCAGCACTTAACAGGGTTGCCGCGCCGTACTTGTTGAGCGGATCGTTCAAGGAGATGCTTTCTCGGTGGCAACGGCGATTCGTACGCCGCGCCGAAGGGAAAATATGCTGCATGTTAAGGGTTGGGGTCCGAGTCGCTGCATGGTCGTCCGCTGAGCCCCGCAGACGCGCTCTTAGCTTTTGTTGTCTTCGGGTAACTTCGAGGCGCCGAATTAGCTGCCTTGTGTCGGTGATTCAATGCCGTTGAGTTGGACCCAAAGCACGCGAGCTAGCGCTTCGTTCAGTTCGCGATCTGCCGCATCGAGGATTTGGTTCTGCTTGATTTGAGGGACTTCCAGCGCCGTACCCGGTTCTATCCGATCGTCCTTAAGGGCTTTCTTCGCTGCCTCGATATCTCGAAGCCTTTCTGCAAATGTCGTGAAGCTGGTGGCTGCTTCCGGGGAAAGCTTCAGATTTCGAAGTGCGTCCCTTTCTAAGTCCAAGATTCGTCCAAGGGAGTCTCGCCACTTCCCCGATATCCAATGCCGGCCACTCTGTTTCGGCCGTGCACGCACTTCGGCGGCTTCCGCCAAGGATGCAGACGCAACGCGCTTGTTGAAGAATTCACCGGCGTACTTCATAAACTGTTCGACTTGATACATATGGAACAGTTTTCCCGCAATATCGAATATTTCCTGCCTTAGTTGGGGCAGCTTCAGAATTCGGAAAAAATCGTACGCTAAGGCGGATCACCCCTTGGCGCATTGGGCTCCGCGCGCGGCCGGCGTTCTTTGCAGTCCGTCGACGAGTCGTCGTGTGACCTCCGCCTCGGCTTCGGCGCGCTCGGCCCGCCGCAGTGCTTCCTGCAGGCTTGTTCGGGCTGCGGCCAGGTCGTTCACCGTGGCCTGCTGCTGACTGGCGACGGCTTCGGCGCGTTGTGACACGAGATCCAGTTCCGTGCGCAGCGCGGAGATCGAGCCAGCGTGCTGAACAGCAGCGTCCTTGAGTTCGCTCTTTGCCGCAGCCAAGTGCGCCCGCAGGGTCTCGAGCTGCTGCTCGCTTTTCTTACGCGCCGTACGCTCCTAGTCGATTTCGCGTAGCGCGCGTTTTTCGTGCGCCTGAGCGCGTGTGTCGGCAGCTTCGGCCCGTTCTCTTACACGCTCGATCTCGGCGCCGAGATCGGTTTTGACGAGGGCGAGTTGGTTTGACGCCTCGTCCAACCAACGGCGCACTTCCTGCAGCCGTGCTTCGGTTGCGGCGTGAGCCTGACGCTCAGCGGCCGGAACGTCACCACTTTCCGCAAGCTGGGTGCGAACCGCCTCGAGTTGAGCCTGCGTGGACTCGACCGCCTGCCGTGCAGCGACAGCTTCCGCCATTGCCTGGTCCCGCGCG is drawn from Trinickia violacea and contains these coding sequences:
- a CDS encoding pyridoxal phosphate-dependent aminotransferase, giving the protein MDWSRYVLPQITGLQPYKPGITEEKLRRETGLTDIWKFSSNEAPVGPSPRIVDAMQAALGQANRYPDIYALLEALSQRLDVPHSCLALGNGSIDLIAALVRLFVGAQHNVVLTSHGYCAYPALIKEQQAAIRVAGHGESFGHHVDKLLSQVDADTRMVLIDSPTNLSGAALTSDEIRRLLEALPTHVIAVLDEAYIEYADLAAMKAHSRLPFTYPNVVITRTFSKAYGLAGLRVGYAVADAGLIDWLARIRPPFPVGSVALAAALAALNDQPHIDQILQLTVTGRRSLVDGLRMSGIDVIEGHGNFVLADFGARATYVYEGLLSHGLITRAAHAYGLPSHIRISVGSPGEIARLLETVRALLGTQVARDLEKVV
- a CDS encoding phytanoyl-CoA dioxygenase family protein → MFTPQQLQFYQDNGYVVVDDVFDHKTIQRALSAIDELLGSETPERVFEFEPKDSSVVRRIWSPTQKHAVFEELACAPSLVDKVAQLLGKDVLFHYSKLNMKGPRVGSVVEWHQDFSYYPHTNSDLLTALIFLDAADESNGCLRVVPGSHKKGLLSHEIDGFFRGKVSTVNEADAVPIEVPAGGVLFLHCLTLHASARNESEQPRRTFLPAYRAADAFPIYFGPHAAHNEPGIRLVRGERSKYARVEAGLHLLPIAEREFGSLYEVQEGSHLTRDLDNMKVTGYAAV
- the aroA gene encoding 3-phosphoshikimate 1-carboxyvinyltransferase translates to MSKRKYIQVSPLAGLTDQAAIPSSKPETQRAILAATLARGRSIIRNDLRCVETTAMKNACRAVGAKVTEADRYLIVDGVGREFSLGQRMIDAIGSGLVFRVFTALTCFSPTPAVITGDAILRGRVMAPLFEALSKLGANIECIAENGKAPIVNWGGGFEGGRCDLPGNVSSQFITAIMFAAPLAKRPTEIHIHGEILSISYIRQTAEAMRHAGIEVDISDDFATITVHPGEYQPFEYQVYGDYTSSSYLVGAAALFKGTTTFSNVSSVSLQGERAIVDVIRTLGLKIDFDDQKHLMTVVNEKSYFEGDFEFDASDYPNIVPTLAAIGSFVKGRFRVVGGSITRLHKSPRIKAMVEELTKLGVDIKPIFRDGVYDGFEIHGNGEGYAGGQVLSSWGDHRIFMSLFIASLRCRNPNHLDGYSDVNCSFPDFFEQFSRLGVQFREVNVLKVDASQEEPAEA
- a CDS encoding DUF1611 domain-containing protein, translated to MIQLKGRRVAIFADGRFGPVTSKVATSYLRYCHQDCVAVIDHRLAGKDVGDILGYAHGIPVVESVKSALARKPDVLIIGVGLHSNELPTEWRSQIAQAIVAGLDIVSGLHFRIAVDEEFKELAQGSGSRIWDTKEPPEQLATSTARLDELDRFIVHTVGSDCRVGKKTTAIEITQTANRRGINTGFVATGQSGIYISGNGVAVDAVPSDFVAGVSEELVRKSAEHHDWVVVEGQGAVSHPAYSGVTLGLLHGAMPHALILCHEANLTHHKGWPNVPLRTLRELITTYEHLASFLRPAKVVGISVHCGDLDKSDAATYLSCIESETGLPATDAIHFGTEKLVDALVRYRAMLPQRLDAPHEETPSEPVAAA